Proteins from a single region of Gemmatimonadaceae bacterium:
- a CDS encoding MarR family transcriptional regulator, with the protein MSPGDQQSSDSTAPQALGFLRSLWRLNHLLERQSRLMARELGVTFPQRTVIRLVGQRPGVSPGDLASYLHIDPGTLSTILRGLEQRGLIARGTDPDDRRRVQIRLTDAGHALESPSAETVEAVLARVLGDWSEDHKRTSIELMNAISDGLAKAGLPQRRRRP; encoded by the coding sequence ATGTCCCCCGGAGACCAGCAGTCCTCAGACTCCACGGCGCCGCAAGCCCTCGGCTTCCTGCGATCGCTCTGGCGCCTCAACCACCTCCTGGAACGCCAGTCACGGCTGATGGCGCGGGAACTCGGCGTGACGTTTCCCCAGCGCACCGTCATTCGACTCGTCGGCCAGCGGCCCGGCGTGTCACCCGGTGACCTGGCCAGCTACCTCCACATCGACCCGGGAACGCTGTCCACGATCCTGCGGGGTCTGGAGCAACGCGGCCTGATCGCCCGGGGCACCGATCCCGACGATCGCCGCCGCGTGCAGATCAGGTTGACCGACGCGGGTCACGCGCTCGAGTCCCCTTCCGCGGAAACGGTCGAGGCCGTGCTGGCCCGCGTGCTGGGCGACTGGAGCGAGGACCACAAGCGCACGTCGATCGAACTCATGAACGCGATCAGCGACGGCCTGGCGAAGGCAGGGCTCCCACAGCGACGCCGCCGACCCTGA
- a CDS encoding AAA family ATPase gives MSASSGAGVKPGPIAALPLVGRRSDVASLRLALDDVMDGGGRVASMRGVSGVGKSRLVDVLVSEARARGMVTAVGRGYAVEAGRPFGMWSDALTPLLAALGSGPSAVLARGAEWELSSIVPAFGTRAPAHAASGGDADGRGRLFWNFARFLDRLSQREPLVLVFDDAHYADTSSLELLHFVGRQLEAERLLLAYTYVPDDRMAERVQEVDRSLAGRPRTVRRELSPLTRQDVSDMLHGVFGPDVPAAFVDSLHERTGGLPFFIDETLKALIEAGTLGVGPAGWKGFVTPMDGEIPQSVRAMVRARLAGYASDVLQVADVVALAGPRATLDVIESVTGLAVSALADALDALCARQILCAPTIGGGPYVFAQHIVRMTVAEGISEARGRALHRALATSIERYAGPDAAADVALHLANGGLAATPASIPHLIRAGRDALARRADPEAAAWLRDALAVADRQPEPVLDPLEVIRLLEDAALATQRAGNAPEARRLLLRARDAADAAGNHEARAEVRRRTANAFVIEGRVDRALEEFAEAERAARLAARPDLVVRVRVATAMALQSIGRSADGARLLEEVVDDVEREGNPLLRARVHRALVLIYGWTGPIAKVEHHSARALEASRVAGDEEVAWSVHWALATLAGLHGDGEGIALHRREAERLANLLHSPPLQAATAEVAIEHASISGEWQEALETARTTIPLARAVAPHTLLPRILVWTGLVHLGRDQLHEATRLLDEAWGLSGADRAGEALPANVHNLVLAHTGRAALHLHRGEWREALAMGERGLELADRYGYVAWAIHRLLPQSAEAALWLQDFTRAEAVGRRLRAESRSLDHRLGVAWADAIDALIARLRDHRRDASERLLAAADDLEAIPFPFHAARLRRNAAQVLELDGRLEDAVRQLRHAHDTFVRLGAEFELRGTRSQLRSLGVRLPPRQVMEGAGALTGRELEIARCVSRRRSNKDIARELDISSRTVSTHLSNIFGKLGVDSRGALADLIREHPTLAGLGTTATPAESSRRADSPVR, from the coding sequence ATGAGCGCGTCCAGCGGCGCCGGAGTGAAGCCCGGCCCGATCGCAGCCCTTCCCCTCGTCGGGCGCCGATCCGACGTGGCCTCGCTGCGCCTCGCGCTCGACGACGTCATGGACGGGGGCGGCCGCGTCGCGAGCATGCGCGGTGTGTCGGGTGTGGGGAAGTCGCGCCTGGTCGACGTGTTGGTGTCGGAGGCCCGCGCCCGGGGAATGGTCACCGCGGTCGGTCGCGGGTACGCCGTCGAGGCCGGCCGACCGTTCGGCATGTGGTCGGATGCGCTCACGCCCCTGCTCGCGGCGCTCGGGAGCGGTCCGAGCGCCGTGCTCGCGCGAGGCGCCGAGTGGGAGCTGTCGAGCATCGTCCCGGCGTTCGGCACCCGCGCTCCGGCCCACGCCGCTTCGGGGGGCGACGCCGACGGACGCGGACGTCTGTTCTGGAACTTCGCGCGGTTCCTCGACCGCCTCTCGCAACGCGAGCCGCTCGTGCTGGTCTTCGACGACGCCCACTACGCGGACACGTCGTCCCTCGAGCTGCTGCACTTCGTTGGCCGCCAGCTCGAGGCCGAACGGCTGCTGCTCGCGTACACGTACGTGCCGGATGACCGAATGGCCGAGCGGGTGCAGGAGGTGGATCGTTCGCTCGCCGGGCGACCACGCACCGTCCGCCGCGAGCTGAGCCCGCTGACGAGGCAGGACGTGTCCGACATGCTGCACGGGGTATTTGGACCCGATGTCCCGGCCGCGTTCGTGGACTCGCTGCACGAACGCACCGGCGGACTTCCGTTCTTCATCGACGAGACGCTCAAGGCGTTGATCGAGGCCGGCACGCTGGGCGTCGGACCCGCGGGCTGGAAGGGGTTCGTCACCCCGATGGATGGCGAGATCCCGCAGTCGGTGCGCGCCATGGTCAGGGCCAGGCTCGCAGGATACGCCAGCGACGTGCTGCAGGTGGCCGACGTGGTGGCGCTCGCCGGGCCGCGCGCGACGCTCGACGTGATCGAATCGGTCACCGGGCTCGCCGTATCGGCACTGGCGGATGCACTCGATGCGCTTTGTGCGCGCCAGATCCTGTGTGCGCCGACGATCGGCGGCGGACCCTATGTGTTTGCGCAACACATCGTGCGGATGACCGTGGCCGAGGGCATCTCGGAGGCGCGGGGACGGGCGCTGCACCGTGCCCTCGCCACCTCGATCGAGCGATACGCCGGACCGGACGCGGCAGCCGATGTGGCGCTGCACCTCGCAAACGGGGGGCTCGCTGCGACCCCCGCCTCGATTCCTCATCTCATTCGCGCCGGCCGCGATGCGCTGGCAAGGCGAGCCGACCCCGAGGCCGCCGCATGGTTGCGCGACGCGCTCGCGGTGGCTGACCGACAGCCCGAGCCGGTGCTCGATCCGCTGGAGGTCATTCGACTCCTCGAGGACGCGGCTCTCGCCACGCAACGTGCGGGCAACGCGCCCGAGGCGCGCCGGCTCTTGCTCCGCGCGCGCGACGCGGCAGACGCCGCGGGCAACCACGAGGCACGCGCCGAGGTACGCCGACGCACGGCCAACGCCTTCGTGATCGAGGGCCGCGTCGACCGCGCGCTCGAGGAGTTTGCCGAGGCCGAACGTGCAGCACGCCTCGCCGCGCGACCGGACCTCGTGGTGCGCGTGCGCGTGGCGACGGCCATGGCACTGCAGTCCATCGGTCGCAGCGCGGACGGGGCGCGCCTCCTGGAGGAGGTGGTCGACGACGTCGAGCGCGAGGGCAATCCACTGTTGCGGGCGCGTGTGCATCGCGCACTCGTCCTCATCTACGGATGGACAGGGCCGATCGCGAAAGTGGAACACCATTCTGCCCGTGCGCTGGAGGCGTCGCGCGTGGCAGGCGATGAAGAGGTGGCGTGGTCGGTCCACTGGGCGCTCGCGACGCTGGCCGGGCTCCATGGAGACGGAGAGGGCATCGCCTTGCACCGTCGCGAGGCGGAGCGGTTGGCGAATCTCCTCCACTCGCCGCCGTTGCAGGCCGCGACGGCCGAGGTCGCGATCGAACACGCATCGATCTCGGGGGAATGGCAGGAGGCGCTCGAAACTGCGCGCACGACGATTCCGCTGGCCCGTGCGGTGGCGCCGCACACGCTGCTCCCTCGCATCCTCGTGTGGACCGGCCTGGTACATCTTGGTCGGGATCAGCTGCACGAAGCCACTCGGCTCCTCGATGAGGCCTGGGGTTTGAGCGGCGCGGATCGCGCGGGCGAGGCGCTACCGGCCAACGTGCACAACCTCGTGCTGGCGCATACGGGGCGGGCCGCCCTGCATCTGCATCGCGGCGAGTGGCGTGAAGCACTGGCCATGGGAGAGCGCGGGCTCGAGCTGGCCGACCGCTATGGCTACGTCGCGTGGGCCATTCATCGTCTCCTGCCCCAAAGCGCCGAAGCCGCCCTCTGGCTCCAGGACTTCACCAGGGCAGAAGCTGTTGGGCGTCGTTTGCGAGCGGAATCCCGGTCCCTCGATCATCGACTGGGCGTGGCCTGGGCGGACGCGATCGATGCGTTGATTGCCCGCTTGCGGGATCACCGGCGCGATGCGTCCGAGCGCCTCCTGGCCGCGGCCGACGATCTGGAGGCCATCCCGTTCCCGTTTCACGCGGCGCGCCTGCGCCGAAATGCGGCGCAGGTGCTCGAACTGGATGGTCGGCTCGAGGATGCCGTGCGCCAGTTGCGGCACGCGCACGACACCTTTGTCAGGCTTGGCGCCGAGTTCGAGTTGCGGGGCACGCGCAGCCAGCTGCGCTCGCTTGGGGTGCGGTTGCCACCGCGTCAGGTGATGGAAGGCGCGGGCGCGCTCACCGGGCGCGAACTCGAGATCGCGCGCTGCGTGTCGCGCCGCCGGAGCAACAAGGACATCGCCCGCGAACTCGACATTTCGTCGCGCACGGTCAGTACGCACCTGTCCAACATCTTTGGCAAGCTCGGGGTCGACAGTCGCGGTGCGTTGGCCGATCTCATCCGGGAACACCCGACGCTGGCCGGTCTCGGCACGACGGCGACGCCCGCCGAGTCCAGTCGCCGCGCCGATTCGCCAGTGCGTTAG
- a CDS encoding phage holin family protein encodes MTTLLRLLANAAALYAATRLVDGISWRGEPLGLAGVALVFAVVNSVLKPIVRFFSFPFIILTLGLFSLVINGAMLLLTSRLSETLGLGFHVRGLGAAFWGALVVSIVSMVLNSVLLDEKQKKG; translated from the coding sequence ATGACCACCCTGCTCCGCCTGCTGGCCAACGCCGCCGCGCTCTACGCGGCGACGCGCCTGGTCGACGGCATCTCCTGGCGCGGCGAGCCCCTGGGTCTCGCCGGCGTCGCGCTGGTGTTCGCCGTCGTCAACAGCGTCCTCAAGCCGATCGTCCGGTTCTTCTCGTTCCCGTTCATCATCCTCACGCTCGGGCTCTTTTCGCTCGTGATCAACGGGGCCATGCTGTTGCTCACCTCACGCCTGTCCGAGACGCTGGGGCTCGGCTTCCACGTCCGCGGACTCGGCGCCGCGTTCTGGGGCGCGCTCGTCGTGAGCATCGTGAGCATGGTGCTCAACAGCGTGCTCCTCGACGAGAAGCAGAAGAAGGGGTAG
- a CDS encoding DNA-3-methyladenine glycosylase I — protein sequence MTRAHTNADDPVSRCGWCGSDPLYVHYHDTEWGRPVSDDRRLFEKLCLEGFQAGLAWITILRKREHFRAAFDGFDFEKVARYTARHVTTLLGNVGIVRHRGKIESTINNAQRACDLIDERGSIGSLVWSYEPPDASRPRRLTPAVLSTLATTPESTALSRDLKKRGWTFVGPTTMYAAMQAMGVVNDHVETCHARAIVEKERSAFPRPR from the coding sequence ATGACCAGGGCACATACGAACGCCGACGACCCCGTCTCACGCTGCGGCTGGTGCGGTAGCGACCCGCTCTACGTCCACTACCACGATACCGAGTGGGGACGCCCGGTCTCCGACGATCGGCGGCTCTTCGAGAAGCTCTGCCTCGAAGGGTTTCAGGCCGGCCTCGCCTGGATCACGATCCTTCGCAAGCGCGAGCACTTCCGTGCCGCATTCGACGGCTTCGACTTCGAAAAGGTGGCGCGCTATACCGCGCGCCATGTGACGACGCTCCTCGGCAACGTCGGGATCGTCCGGCATCGAGGCAAGATCGAGTCGACGATCAACAACGCGCAGCGAGCGTGTGACCTCATCGACGAACGTGGCTCCATCGGATCGCTCGTCTGGTCCTACGAGCCGCCGGACGCGAGCCGGCCGCGCCGCCTCACGCCAGCGGTGCTCTCCACGCTTGCCACGACGCCCGAGTCCACCGCGCTCTCCAGGGACCTCAAGAAGCGCGGGTGGACGTTCGTCGGCCCCACCACGATGTACGCGGCGATGCAGGCCATGGGCGTGGTCAACGACCACGTCGAAACCTGCCATGCGCGTGCCATCGTAGAGAAGGAACGATCCGCCTTCCCTCGCCCGCGCTGA
- a CDS encoding bifunctional metallophosphatase/5'-nucleotidase yields the protein MRFLLMVSVATIGCATAPARVADLAPSPPADAVVTLLHLNDVYEITPIEGGRAGGLARVATVRQRLLRERGQVLTTLGGDFMSPSALGTARVDGEALAGRQMVAVLNAMGLDWATLGNHEFDIAERLFQARVRESRFRYVISNVTDTAGVPLSGTVPRAIVRVATRGGRVITLGLVGTLLPATRAPWVRYQDQWAAVRREVQRLRDSVDAVIAITHQYYYEDDRLASEVDGIDVIVGGHEHDNFLLRRGARRTPIVKADGNARSAQVVTLHFGARGTRPVVTTELVPITDSIPEDPTVRAEVERWLDVAFAGYIRDGFAPRELVATIPEPLDARESVMRARPTNMTELMLAAMRREAPAAEIGIFNAGSIRIDDVVPAGPVTQYDVIRILPFGGPLATVRVTGRLIARTLLTGSRNVGIGGFLHTYGAVVQGDQVMVNGQPIDPDRVYTVVTTDFLLTGREANLPFFVFPAPEVTDRRNLRDVRVPLMEEMRARWGARGGPGGTAQAGGPKGRGSG from the coding sequence ATGCGATTCCTCCTCATGGTCAGCGTGGCCACCATCGGCTGCGCGACCGCCCCTGCGCGCGTGGCCGACCTTGCGCCGTCGCCACCCGCCGACGCCGTCGTGACCCTCTTGCACCTGAACGACGTCTACGAGATCACGCCCATCGAGGGTGGCCGCGCCGGCGGGCTCGCGCGAGTGGCCACGGTGCGCCAGCGACTGCTCCGCGAGCGCGGTCAGGTGCTCACCACCCTCGGTGGCGACTTCATGTCACCCTCCGCGCTCGGGACGGCGCGCGTCGACGGCGAAGCCCTGGCCGGTCGACAGATGGTGGCCGTACTCAACGCCATGGGCCTGGACTGGGCCACGTTAGGCAATCACGAGTTCGACATCGCGGAGCGCCTGTTTCAGGCTCGCGTACGCGAGTCGCGCTTTCGCTACGTGATCAGCAACGTGACCGACACCGCGGGTGTGCCGTTGAGCGGCACGGTGCCTCGGGCCATCGTGCGCGTGGCCACGCGCGGGGGCCGCGTGATCACGCTGGGGCTCGTCGGTACCTTGCTGCCTGCGACGCGCGCCCCGTGGGTGCGCTACCAGGACCAGTGGGCCGCCGTCCGTCGCGAGGTGCAGCGGTTGCGCGATTCGGTGGACGCCGTCATCGCGATCACGCACCAGTACTACTACGAAGACGACCGGCTCGCCTCGGAGGTCGACGGCATCGACGTGATCGTGGGCGGACACGAACACGACAACTTTCTGCTGCGGCGCGGTGCGCGTCGCACGCCCATCGTGAAGGCGGACGGCAACGCGCGCAGCGCCCAGGTGGTCACGCTGCATTTCGGTGCGCGCGGCACGCGGCCCGTGGTCACGACGGAACTCGTGCCGATCACCGACAGCATCCCCGAAGATCCCACCGTGCGCGCCGAAGTCGAGCGCTGGCTGGACGTCGCGTTCGCGGGCTACATCCGGGATGGGTTTGCGCCGCGCGAACTCGTGGCGACCATTCCCGAACCGCTCGATGCGCGCGAGTCTGTGATGCGCGCGCGACCGACGAACATGACCGAACTGATGCTGGCCGCCATGCGGCGCGAGGCGCCCGCGGCGGAGATCGGCATCTTCAACGCCGGCAGTATTCGCATCGACGACGTGGTGCCCGCCGGCCCGGTGACGCAATACGATGTCATCCGCATCCTGCCATTTGGCGGCCCGCTCGCGACCGTTCGCGTGACGGGTCGGCTCATCGCGCGCACCCTGCTCACCGGGAGCCGCAACGTGGGCATCGGCGGCTTTCTCCACACGTACGGCGCGGTGGTGCAAGGCGACCAGGTGATGGTGAACGGGCAGCCGATCGACCCCGACCGCGTGTACACGGTGGTGACGACGGACTTTCTGCTGACGGGGCGTGAGGCCAACCTGCCCTTCTTCGTCTTTCCGGCCCCGGAGGTCACCGACAGGAGGAACCTGCGGGACGTGCGGGTGCCGCTGATGGAGGAGATGCGGGCGCGGTGGGGCGCTCGCGGGGGACCGGGCGGAACCGCGCAGGCTGGTGGGCCGAAGGGCCGTGGATCCGGGTGA
- a CDS encoding SDR family oxidoreductase, which produces MPNVQDKERRLAVITGASEGIGRDLAACYATAGFDLVLVARRETLLRDVATDLAATRGVRCRVVVADLSTSDGCEQVIQAIAPERHRLYALVNNAGLGTHGWFHELPIDRQRTLIDVNVSALTHLTRGVLPWLRANGAGHVMNVASVASFQPGPLMATYYASKAYVLSLSEALHNECRGTGVTVSAVCPGPTRTGFARVAGISPRAKPGGAPAMDSRVVADLAFRGTMAGRPVILTGFRNRVAAWIGRYLPRTVSAELVRRIQMRRLEAGQG; this is translated from the coding sequence GTGCCGAATGTTCAGGATAAGGAGCGCCGCCTGGCCGTGATCACCGGGGCGTCCGAGGGGATCGGGCGCGACCTGGCCGCGTGTTACGCCACGGCAGGCTTCGACCTCGTGTTGGTCGCGCGGCGTGAGACGCTGCTGCGGGACGTCGCCACTGACCTCGCGGCCACCCGTGGCGTCCGGTGCCGCGTAGTGGTCGCGGACCTCTCGACCAGCGACGGCTGCGAACAGGTCATCCAGGCCATCGCGCCCGAGCGCCACCGACTCTACGCCCTGGTGAACAACGCCGGGCTCGGCACGCACGGGTGGTTCCACGAGCTGCCGATCGATCGTCAACGGACGCTCATCGACGTGAACGTGAGCGCACTCACGCACCTGACGCGGGGCGTGCTGCCCTGGCTGCGCGCCAATGGCGCGGGACACGTGATGAACGTGGCCTCGGTGGCGTCCTTTCAGCCCGGGCCGCTCATGGCGACGTATTACGCGTCCAAGGCGTACGTCCTGTCGCTCTCAGAGGCGCTGCATAACGAGTGCCGCGGGACGGGGGTCACGGTCAGCGCGGTGTGCCCGGGACCCACGCGCACGGGCTTCGCGCGGGTCGCCGGGATCTCACCCCGCGCGAAACCGGGAGGGGCGCCCGCCATGGACTCCCGGGTGGTCGCCGATCTCGCCTTTCGCGGCACGATGGCCGGCCGTCCCGTGATTCTCACCGGCTTCCGCAACCGGGTCGCCGCGTGGATCGGACGCTATCTCCCGCGCACGGTCAGCGCGGAACTGGTCCGGAGGATCCAGATGAGGCGCCTCGAGGCAGGGCAGGGTTAG
- the uvrA gene encoding excinuclease ABC subunit UvrA, with product MKDAIIVRGARQHNLRNLDVRIPRRAITVITGPSGSGKSSLAFDTVYAEGQRRYVESLSSYARQFLERMEKPDVDAVEGISPAVAIEQRNPTKSSRSTVGTATEIYDYLRLLWARIGRTSCPLCGRELVPDTAESVAARVFDEAPGTRFVVAFPLRPSARVRGAVIEENLRTQGFLRVVVDGAVVHLDDLAAQRIDLATIAELLVVVDRLAVDPGQRGRLVESMGTAFREGDGDAVIVLMATDGGAPRLLRFTERFECPNDGYRAPPPTPQLFSFNNPRGACETCNGFGAELTYDVTLIVPDPERSLRDGAIDPWTKPRYDGRRRTLADFARREGIPFDEPWRSLSTAQRDALLHRTSRGYKGIIPFLTALEEKRYKQYIRVFLRQYQSAMECSGCRGARLRPESLNVRVAGSTIAEVSDRTIDQLLAWMDGLELTPFESEVAAHILREARARTSFLRDVGLTYLTLQRATRTLSGGEAQRITLANSLGASLVDTLYVLDEPSIGLHARDLSRLLSLLGRLRDTGNTVLMVEHDLDAIRAADHMIELGPGSGEGGGAIVFEGAVRDAAASPLTGQYLTGAMALAVPAKRRPVNRQRLTLTGAREHNLQDVDITIPLGALTIVTGVSGSGKSTLVHDVLHRALESALHGEHTARRHLGERVGSFREMRGHEALDAVVLVDQAPIGRTPRSNPVTYLKAYDEIRRIFAGLPASRSKRLSPYHFSFNVKGGRCERCEGAGYLEVEMVFMADVFVPCDECAGKRFKPEILEVTLNGRNIHDVLQLTVDQAIRFFPYEEKLGQSLWHLQQVGLGYLRLGQSATTLSGGEAQRVKIARELAFSARSSGRKLYLLDEPTTGLHLDDVRKLTTVLDRLVDAGHTVVLIEHNLDVIKLADWIIDMGPEGGSGGGRVVAMGRPEDIVKEPSSHTGRFLAPMLRG from the coding sequence GTGAAGGACGCGATCATCGTTCGCGGCGCGCGACAGCACAATCTCAGAAATCTCGACGTCCGCATTCCCCGACGCGCGATCACGGTCATCACCGGGCCGTCGGGATCCGGCAAGTCGTCGCTCGCGTTCGACACCGTGTACGCCGAGGGCCAGCGGCGCTATGTCGAGTCGCTTTCTTCGTACGCGCGGCAGTTCCTCGAGCGCATGGAGAAGCCCGACGTCGACGCGGTGGAGGGCATCTCGCCGGCCGTCGCCATCGAGCAGCGAAATCCCACGAAGTCCTCGCGCTCCACGGTGGGTACGGCCACCGAGATCTACGATTATCTGCGGCTCCTGTGGGCGCGCATCGGCCGGACGTCGTGCCCGCTCTGTGGCAGGGAACTCGTTCCGGATACGGCGGAGTCGGTGGCCGCACGCGTCTTTGATGAGGCACCGGGTACGCGGTTCGTGGTCGCCTTTCCCTTGCGGCCTTCTGCGCGCGTGCGTGGGGCGGTCATCGAGGAGAACCTGCGGACGCAGGGATTCCTGCGTGTGGTGGTCGACGGCGCCGTGGTGCACCTCGACGACCTCGCGGCGCAGCGCATCGATCTCGCGACCATCGCGGAACTGCTCGTGGTCGTGGATCGACTCGCGGTGGATCCTGGCCAGCGAGGACGCCTGGTCGAGTCGATGGGTACCGCGTTCCGCGAGGGTGACGGCGACGCAGTGATCGTGCTGATGGCGACTGACGGCGGCGCGCCGCGCCTGCTGCGCTTCACCGAGCGCTTCGAGTGCCCCAATGACGGATACCGCGCACCACCACCGACGCCGCAGCTCTTCTCCTTCAACAATCCGCGCGGGGCGTGCGAGACCTGCAACGGGTTCGGCGCCGAGCTCACCTACGACGTCACGCTCATCGTCCCGGATCCCGAGCGGTCGTTGCGGGACGGCGCCATCGACCCGTGGACCAAGCCGCGCTACGATGGGCGGCGGCGCACGCTCGCCGACTTTGCGCGCCGCGAGGGGATTCCGTTCGACGAGCCATGGCGCTCGCTGAGCACCGCCCAGCGCGACGCGCTGCTGCACCGCACCTCGCGCGGTTACAAGGGCATCATCCCTTTTCTCACCGCGCTCGAGGAGAAGCGCTACAAGCAGTACATCCGCGTGTTCCTCCGGCAGTACCAGTCAGCGATGGAGTGCAGCGGGTGCCGCGGCGCGCGGCTCCGGCCCGAGTCGCTGAACGTTCGGGTGGCGGGATCGACGATCGCCGAAGTGAGCGACCGCACCATCGACCAGCTGCTTGCGTGGATGGACGGCCTCGAACTGACCCCGTTCGAGTCGGAGGTTGCTGCGCATATCCTGCGCGAGGCGCGGGCGCGCACCTCGTTCCTGCGAGACGTGGGACTCACCTACCTCACGCTGCAGCGCGCGACGCGCACGCTTTCTGGCGGAGAAGCCCAGCGGATCACCCTCGCCAACTCGCTCGGCGCCTCGCTCGTCGATACCCTGTACGTGCTCGACGAGCCTTCGATCGGCCTGCACGCGCGCGACCTCTCGCGGCTGCTGTCGCTCCTCGGGCGGTTGCGGGACACCGGCAACACCGTGCTCATGGTCGAGCACGACCTCGACGCGATCCGCGCGGCCGATCACATGATCGAGCTGGGGCCGGGGTCCGGGGAGGGTGGCGGCGCCATCGTGTTCGAGGGCGCGGTGCGCGACGCAGCGGCCAGCCCGCTCACCGGCCAGTACCTCACCGGCGCCATGGCGCTGGCCGTGCCCGCGAAGCGGCGACCGGTGAACCGGCAGCGACTCACGCTCACCGGCGCCCGTGAGCACAACCTGCAGGACGTGGACATCACGATCCCGTTAGGCGCACTCACGATCGTGACCGGTGTGTCGGGGTCGGGCAAGAGCACGCTGGTGCACGACGTGCTGCATCGTGCGCTGGAGTCCGCGCTCCACGGAGAGCATACGGCCCGGCGTCACCTGGGCGAACGCGTGGGGAGCTTTCGCGAGATGCGCGGGCACGAGGCGCTCGACGCGGTGGTCCTGGTCGACCAGGCGCCCATCGGCCGTACGCCGCGCTCCAACCCGGTGACCTACCTCAAGGCCTACGACGAGATCCGCCGGATCTTTGCCGGGCTGCCGGCGTCGCGGAGCAAGCGGCTTTCGCCATACCACTTCTCCTTCAACGTGAAGGGCGGGCGCTGCGAGCGCTGCGAAGGTGCCGGGTACCTGGAGGTCGAGATGGTGTTCATGGCCGACGTGTTCGTGCCATGCGACGAGTGCGCCGGGAAGCGCTTCAAGCCGGAAATCCTCGAGGTCACCCTCAACGGGCGCAACATCCACGACGTGCTCCAGCTGACCGTGGACCAGGCGATCCGGTTCTTCCCGTACGAGGAGAAGCTCGGACAGTCGCTCTGGCACCTGCAGCAGGTCGGGCTCGGCTACCTGCGACTGGGGCAGAGCGCCACGACGCTCTCGGGCGGCGAAGCCCAGCGCGTGAAGATCGCGCGCGAACTCGCGTTTTCGGCGCGCAGCAGCGGTCGCAAGCTCTACCTGCTCGACGAACCCACCACCGGGCTCCATCTCGATGACGTGCGCAAGCTGACGACCGTGCTCGACCGCCTCGTCGACGCCGGCCACACCGTGGTGCTGATCGAGCACAATCTCGATGTCATCAAGCTCGCCGACTGGATCATCGACATGGGCCCGGAGGGCGGGAGCGGCGGCGGGCGCGTGGTGGCGATGGGTCGGCCCGAAGACATCGTGAAGGAGCCGTCGTCGCACACGGGGCGGTTCCTGGCGCCGATGCTGCGCGGGTAG